The Rhizoctonia solani chromosome 4, complete sequence genome contains a region encoding:
- a CDS encoding Retrotransposable element Tf2 protein, producing MPSKSKSPRTGNCPETLEVPPFPFHTISYDFITGFPKSNGYDAILVVIDSFSKFGHFIPTTKKVTAKGLADLFVTHVWKLHGLPIKTVSDRGTTFTGKFLRALYQRLGIKPAFSSAYHPESDGQTERVNQFIEFYLRSYVTADHSDWATWLPLAEYAYNNARHSATGKPL from the coding sequence ATGCCAAGCAAATCAAAGAGCCCACGCACCGGCAATTGCCCTGAAAccctagaagtcccaccatttcccttccacaccatctcgtatgacttcatcacaggattcccaaAGTCAAATGGGTACGACGCAATCTtggtagtcattgactccttttccaaatttggacacTTCATCCCTACCACGAAGAAAGTCACAGCTAAGGGTCTGGCAGACCTGTTTGTCAcgcatgtctggaagcttCATGGATTGCCAATCAAGACAGTCTCGGACCGCGGAACCACCTTCACTGGGAAATTCCTGAGAGCCCTCTACCAACGCCTCGGGATCAAACCCGCTTTCTCCTCGGCCTACCATCCAGAATCAGAtggacaaacggaaagggtgaatcaattcattgagttctacctcagatctTACGTCACAGCGGACCACTCGGACTGGGCTACATGGCTACCATTAGCGGAAtatgcctacaacaacgctagACATTCCGCCACCGGAAAACCCCTTTGA
- a CDS encoding Retrotransposable element Tf2 protein: MTWLTAESPLIDWQQGLITFPEQVQIASEEEADPDPLADLPSQYHEFARVFGKEEFKVLPPHREYNISIDLIPDTKLSPESKALKQHIDEELATGKIRPSTSSAGAPVMFVKKADGSLCLVVDYRKLNDVTHKNVYPLPRQDDLMAKLRHAKMFTKLDLRWGYNNVRIKEGDEWKTAFRTKYGLFEDLIDVTVVIYLDDILIFSEKPEDHPTHVREVLSRLMKNQLFCKLSKCHFHVTTVDYLGIVISPAGFSMDQKKIEAVTSWPTPKTIKQLGCTSPPQPHQKGTPWSWGNLEEEAFQELKLLVTQSPVLIHSNPNLPYYLETDASGVAMGAILSQRGPDNQLHPIAYMSKSFSGAEANYDTHDKELLAIIKALEEWRIFLEATEKPIQVFTDHRNLEYWMQARTFNRRHARWRIFLSNFNFEIHYRPGKQSGKPDALSRRSDYIDPKAELEIVTEIRNRIREDPSLEPIIQFLTEDADNAPPSIRKAYRDYDWEEDLLWYRGKLVVPDSEPLKENC; encoded by the exons atgacatggctcactgcAGAATCCCCACTCAtagactggcaacagggtcTTATCACGTTCCCGGAACAAGTACAGATtgcctcagaagaagaagcagatccggaccctttagcagacctccccTCTCAATATCACGAGTTTGCTAgagtatttggcaaagaggagtttaaggtcctccccccacatagggagtacaaTATCTCAATCGACCTCATTCCGGATACCAAACTGTCCCCTG agTCCAAGGCGCTCAAACAACACATCGACGAAGAGTTAGCCACggggaagatccgccctagtacttcctcagcaggcgccccggttaTGTTCGTAAAAAAGGCCGATGGATCCCTTTGTCTGGTAGTTGATTATAGGAAGCTGAACGacgtaacccacaaaaacgtctaccccCTCCCAAGGCAAGATGACCTAATGGCTAAATTAAGGCACGCCAAGATGTTTACCAAGCTGGATCTACGATGGGGGTATAACAATGTCCGGATCAAAGagggagatgaatggaaaacagccttcaggaccaaatatgggttatTTGA ggacctcattgatgtCACTGTGGTTATATACCTGGATGATATACTAATCTTCTCAGAGAAACCTGaagaccacccaacccatgtcagggaggtcTTATCACGGCtcatgaagaaccagttattctgcaaactctccaagtgccacttccatgtcacgaCAGTAGATTATCTTGGTATCGTCATCTCCCCAGCTGggttctcaatggaccaaaagaagattgaggccgtCACTTCCtggcccactcccaaaacgatcaaacag cttggttgcacgtcccctccacaacctcaccaaaaaggaaccccctggtcatggggtaacctagaggaagaagcattccaggaactgaaactccttgtcacccagtcaccGGTCCtcatccactccaacccaaACCTACCCTATtacttggaaacagatgcatcggGAGTAGCTATGGGCGCCATATTAAGCCAAAGAGGACCAGACAATCAATTACACCctattgcctatatgtccaagtcgttctcaggggcagaagcaaactatgacacccacgacaaggaactcctggcaatcatcaaggccttggaggaatggagAATCTTCCTGGAGGCAACAGAAAAGCCAATACaagtcttcacggatcataggaacttggaatactggatgcaggcacggacgtTCAACAGAAGGCACGCACGCTGGCGGattttcctgagcaatttcaactttgaaatacactatcgcccagggaaacaatcaggaaaacccGACGCCCTTTCCAGAAGGTCAGACTACATAGACCCCA AGGCAGAACTTGAGATCGTCACGGAAATCCGGAACAGGATAAGGGAAGACCCCtccctggaacccatcatccagttcctaacAGAGGACGCAGATAACGCACCTCCCTCTATTCGGAAAGCCTATcgggattatgactgggaagaggacctcctatGGTATCGCGGGAAACTAGTGGTAccggactcagaacccctTAAAGAAAACTGCTAA
- a CDS encoding Retrotransposon-derived protein PEG10 — protein MEPEPTLASLLEAIQTLTSQVGSLQAQIHTQGQQLSELKAICKETNNLVGDKDQGGAQAKPGPSTGPITPPTHTGGEAHTPGTVRPGLKAPFRPSRGTGFDSKEEEEPRRAPKKEPMGMPKHSLSSLTPFDSGSSVKRPKMELPDPYKGDTRGRKATQDQFDEEEQMVVWILYHMTDKAADWALPIIGTIIKGEGNPPTTIPALTAKFKEAFADPDAKRAAARKIAALTQTTTTSEYVTEFRNLMAELDWNTEAYIAQFTRGLHWKVKELLSTKDNIPDDDLEAIFAASVKIDNTRRENEENRPKKAPAKAPVATTTSTSTTTTRVRLSKDPNYVTPEEQDRRRASGLCVKCGQKGHGIKQCPNGWKATIKEVAKVAEDESGKE, from the exons atggaaccggagccgacccttgcctctctcctcgaggctatccaaaccctcaccagccaagttgggtccttgcaggcccaaatccacactcaaggccaacagctctctgagctcaaagccatatgcaaagagaccaacaacctcgttggagacaaggaccagggcggagctcaagccaagcctggcccatcgactgggcctatcactccccccactcatacagggggagaagcgcacactccaggaacggttaggcctggactcaaggcccccttccgcccttcAAGAGGCACAGGCTTtgactccaaggaagaagaggagccaagaagagcccccaaaaaggagcctatGGGAATGCCTAAACACTCCCTCAgttccctcacccccttcgatTCCGGGTCCTCAGTGAAACGACCCAAAATGGAGTTACCAGACCCTTACAAGGGAGATACCAGGGGAAGGAAGGCCACACA GGATCAgtttgatgaggaggaacagatggtggtatggattttataccacatgacagataaggccgccgactgggccctccccatcatcggaaccatcatcaagggcgagggaaatcccccaaccaccatcccggccttaacggccaagtttaaagaagcctttgccgaTCCAGATGCgaagagggcggccgccaggaagattgctgcgttgactcagaccaccaccacgtctgagtacgtcacagaattccgcaatctcatggcggaacttgactggaacactgaggcgtacattgcccagtttacacgcggtcttcactggaaggtgaaagaactcctgtccaccaaggacaacattcccGACGATGACCTGGAGGCCATATTCGCCGCCTCAGTCAAGATTGACAACACTCGCCGGGAGAACGAGGAAAACCGTCCCAAGAAGGCTCCCGCCAAGGCTCCGGTCGCCACAACCAcctctacctccaccaccactacccgggtccgcctatccaaggaccccaattatGTCACTCCAGAGGAAcaggaccgccgccgcgcgtctggcctctgcgtcaagtgcggccaaaaggggcaCGGGATTAAACAGTGTCCCAACGGCTGGAAGGCAACCATCAAAGAAGTGGCCAAGGTTGCAGAGGacgagtcgggaaaagagtag
- a CDS encoding Retrotransposable element Tf2 protein — protein sequence MEAGLLFYQGRIVVPDVGTLQTDLLQFFHDSPLAGHPGRQRTLELISRNYYWPGICANTYWHVDSCKTCQQIRKPKYASIPPQPLELPTCPWQHVSYDMIVDLPKDGSSDSILVIVDSFTKYVILVECSKKLKAPELADLFLHHIWKRYGMPEKTVLDQGRVFNNKFLKALYQCLGIDPHFSLVYHPQSNGQTEHVNPTIEHYLWAYSGVNQKDWVKWLPMAEFAYNNAVHSATGKSPFKALYGWEPALTPSSIPTNIPEADKLAAQMEAQWREIAAALRQSKIHMTAGETGEPINFEIGEEAWLDAKNVKLKTLSPKLAEQRLGPFEITEKISNRAYCLKLLPSMRIHNVFYIGLLSKVEWDKKRTFENCPPPVTVDGEEEYKVEGITNAEEQNGKWFFRVKWKGYSPKENMWEPQENLKNTKNFLEK from the coding sequence atggaggcagGTTTACTGTTTTATCAAGGAAGAATTGTAGTCCCAGACGTTGGAACATTACAAACAGACCTATTACAATtcttccatgacagccccttaGCCGGACACCCAGGCAGGCAACGCACACTAGAACTGATCtcaaggaattactactggccaggcatctgtgccaacacatactggcatgtggattcctgcAAAACTTGCCAACAGATTAGAAAACCCAAGTATGCGTCCATCCCTCCTCAGCCCCTGGAACTGCCTACATgcccctggcaacacgtatcttatgatatgattgtagaCCTGCCCAAAGATGGAAGTAGTGACTCTATCCTGGTCATAGTAGACAGTTTCACCAAATACGTCAtcctggtggaatgttccaagaaactAAAGGCCCCAGAACTGGCAGACTTATTCTTACATCACATATGGAAACGCtatggcatgcctgagaaaaCAGTCTTGGACCAAGGAAgagtcttcaataacaaattcctgaaggcacTGTACCAAtgcctaggaatagaccctcacttctccttggtGTATCATCCACAGAGCAACGGGCAAACAGAACACGTGAACCCTACAATTGAGCACTACCTatgggcttactcaggggtcAACCAAaaggactgggtcaaatggctaccaatggcagaatttgcctacaacaacgcagttCATAGTGCTACAGGCAAATCACCTTTCAAGGCActatatggatgggaaccagcACTCACCCCTAGCAGCATTCCTACCAACATACCAGAGGCAGACAAATTGGCAGCACAAATGGAAGctcaatggcgggaaatagcaGCAgcgctccggcaatcaaagatcCACATGACAGctggagaaacaggagaaccaattaactttgagattggagaagaggcctggctagacgccaagaatgtgaagctgaagaccctgagtcctaagcttgcagaacaacgCCTGGGCCCCTTTGAGATAacagaaaaaatctccaaccgTGCATACTGCCTGAAACTCCTGCCATCAATgaggatccacaatgtcttctacatAGGATTACTGTCCAAGGTTGAATGGGACAAGAAGCGCACCTTTGAAAACTGCCCTCCACCTGTCActgtggatggagaagaagaatacaaggtagaaGGAATCACCAATGCAGAGGAGCAAaatgggaaatggttcttccgggtcaaatggaagggctacaGCCCCAAGGAAAACAtgtgggaaccccaagaaaatctaAAAAACACCAAAAATTTTTTAGAAAAGtaa
- a CDS encoding Retrotransposable element Tf2 protein, which translates to MATCSRPPSQACSPVDQGQLGPKFPPASPELGKVSLERVICLLWGLQSQVCTNVENISQAVDVVKDGLAQLQLPQGPHTPEDQKPPAVKETPQAAPKAKPIGKAQPFLGAPAPILSTGAPRRNPLTLFNPYPSSSFPLGPAPAAQGPPPAPQVTPALPPAPSTMKVDHPNAFKGKIGLEAKQWLTCMLAWVCLNQRQFPMDLEVLSFLLKNMTEAGRAWAHPHLDQLGSHCALIQTVDEFKVEFLAAFGNPDATRAVEQKITSLTQTGTCAKYITKFRTLQMELNWNNAALCSQFACSLHWEAHRQIAMRERQPQTLRELQDAALIIDNTLCEECTSHPPQGSKSSKSTTTPNWGQVLASRPPKPAPSPLIPTTSWRKNAIAVAQKASVWKATPKEDKGKAKETAKIGKDSEYQLGKDSSNRISPLFTISITPEKQVEPLEVLIDSGATSLFLHLCTVESLCLPLIDLPTPWTITMLDGSSPQAGKIWKKVLLTFTFDGKKMTETFLICNTGNHLAILGLKWLDAHNPDIDWNSCTLTFPHAPPEHVAIAEEEEADQNPLEGVPSEYHQYAKVFGEEEFNKLPPHRHYNIAIKLMEEGPLNLPLYSMTDAKSATLKDWLRDKLKAGKIRPSKSPISLPVMFVPKKDGSCQLVVDYQHLNNWTKKNMYLLPHPDDLMAQLHGAKIFTKLDLRWGYNNV; encoded by the exons ATGGCAACCTGCTCCAGGCCGCCCTCTCAAGCTTGCTCCCCTGTTGATCAAGGACAGCTGGGACCCAAATTTCcaccagcctcccctgagcttggcaaagtctcCCTTGAGCGGGTCATCTGCCTCCTTTGGGGACTTCAGTCCCAA GTTTGCACCAATGTTGAAAACATCTCCCAAGcagttgatgttgtcaaggatgggcttgcccagctccagctccccCAGGGtccccacaccccagaagatcaaaaaccccctgcAGTCAAGGAAACTCCCCAGGCCGCGCctaaagccaagcctattggcaaggctcaacccTTCCTTGGGGCTCCAGCCCCCATCCtctccacaggggccccAAGGCGCAACCCCCTCACCTTATTTAACCCatatccttcctcctccttccctttgggACCAGCTCCAGCTGCCCAgggacctccaccagcgccccAAGTCACTCCAGCGctgcctccagccccctctACCATGAAAGTAGATCACCCcaatgccttcaaaggcaaaattggcttggaggccaaacaatggctgacatgcatgttggcctgggtttgCCTTAACCAAAGGCAATTCCCAATGGACCTGGAGGTCCTTTCCTTCCTCCTCAAGAATATGACAGAGGCCGGCAGAGCatgggctcacccccacctGGACCAGTTAGGGTCCCACTGCGCGCTCATCCAAACTGTGGATGAGTTCAAAGTTGAGTTCCTGGCTGcctttggcaacccagaCGCAACCAGGGCAGTGGAGCAGAAAATCACTTCCCTCACACAGACTGGCACCTGTGCCAAATATATCACCAAGTTCCGCACACTGCAAATGGAACTCAACTGGAACAATGCCGCTCTCTGCAGCCAATTTGCATGCAGCTTACATTGGGAAGCCCATAGGCAAATTGCCATGAGGGAGAGACAACCCCAAACCCTGAGGGAACTGCAAGACGCAGCCCTCATTATTGACAACACCCTCTGTGAGGAATGCACTAGCCACCCGCCACAGGGTAGTAAGTCTAGCAAATCCACTACAACCCCCAACTGGGGGCAAGTACTGGCCAgcaggccaccaaaaccggCCCCCTCTCCTCTGATCCCAACTACAtcttggaggaagaacgcaATTGCCGTTGCACAGAAGGCCTCTGT atggaaggctacccctaaggaggacaaggggaaagccaaggaaaccgccaaaattggcaaagactctgagtaccaattgggaaaaga tagCTCAAATAGAATCTCTCCCCTtttcacaatttcaatcacaccagagaaacaagtgGAACctttagaagtcctgatagactcaggcgccacctccttgTTCCTACACCTGTGTACTGTGGAATCACTCTgccttccactcattgacctcccCACACCATGGACCAtcactatgcttgatgggtcaagcccccaggctggcaaaatctggaagaaggtgTTGCTAACCTTcacctttgatggcaaaaagatgaCGGAAACATTCCTCATCTGTAACACCGGAAACCACTTGGCCATCCTAGGTTTGAAATGGCTAGATGCCCACAATCCAGATATAGATTGGAATTCCTGCACCCTGACCTTTCCCCatgcaccaccagaacatgtagccattgctgaggaggaagaagctgatcaaaacccccttgaaggagtaccctctgaataccatcaatatgccaaggtatttggagaagaagaattcaacaagctccctccacacaggcattacaacattgcAATCAAACTaatggaagaaggcccactTAATTTGCCCCTGTACAGtatgactgatgccaaatccgccacactcaaggattggctcagggacaaacttAAGGCTGGCAAAATACGCCCCAGTAAATCCCCTATTAGCTTGCCTGTTATGTTTgtcccaaaaaaggatggctcctgCCAATTGGTTGTAGACTACCAACACCTGAATAAttggaccaagaaaaacaTGTACCTGTTACCCCACcctgatgacctcatggcccagctccatgGTGCTAAGATCTTTACTAAGCTAGATCTACggtggggatacaacaatgtctgA